Proteins encoded together in one Deltaproteobacteria bacterium window:
- a CDS encoding glycosyltransferase, with amino-acid sequence MKILYLSDRYAWDMYGVKRSLYESLLETVPVDFVDYQEYHPEVRFEADARPLPPGKLYQLAIEGDHTHIFFASSCLAFEPEYMERLGKLKTLVGFGFSDPRFVENTRRHWRYFHAYFSLSESIADEAAKLGIPGGVMLPSIHPGFHDTCPADHRNSEYDAIFFGNIASHPDAPLRRTEIKRIREMGLSVLTVGHGGDIGHLEGKEALSVMSKARIGINVMGPASTLPHRIFEYSAANLCVLTTITKEISQCFDPGREVVSIDRPDLTDVLLDKNWCRAVAERGRRRCLADHTIGRRTETILSILGRLARRS; translated from the coding sequence ATGAAAATACTCTACCTTTCAGACCGGTATGCCTGGGACATGTACGGCGTGAAGCGCTCGCTGTATGAGTCATTGCTGGAGACCGTGCCCGTCGACTTCGTCGACTACCAAGAGTACCACCCGGAGGTTCGCTTTGAAGCCGACGCACGCCCTCTGCCCCCAGGGAAGCTCTATCAGCTCGCCATAGAGGGCGATCATACCCATATTTTTTTCGCCTCATCCTGTCTCGCCTTTGAGCCAGAGTATATGGAGCGGCTCGGCAAACTCAAGACGCTCGTGGGCTTCGGCTTCAGCGATCCACGGTTCGTGGAGAATACGCGCCGACATTGGCGCTATTTCCACGCCTATTTTTCACTTTCTGAGAGCATCGCTGATGAGGCGGCAAAACTAGGCATTCCCGGCGGCGTAATGCTGCCGAGCATCCATCCGGGCTTTCACGACACCTGCCCGGCAGACCATCGAAATAGCGAATATGACGCAATCTTTTTCGGAAATATCGCTAGCCATCCCGATGCGCCGCTGCGACGGACCGAAATAAAGCGGATCAGGGAAATGGGTTTGTCCGTCCTGACTGTAGGCCATGGAGGAGACATCGGCCACCTGGAGGGCAAGGAGGCGCTTTCCGTAATGAGCAAGGCCCGCATAGGCATCAACGTCATGGGGCCCGCCTCGACGCTCCCGCACCGAATTTTCGAGTACTCTGCCGCGAACCTATGTGTTCTGACCACGATAACCAAGGAAATTTCCCAATGTTTCGACCCCGGCCGGGAAGTCGTATCCATCGACCGGCCTGACCTCACCGATGTGCTCCTCGATAAGAACTGGTGCCGTGCAGTAGCGGAGCGGGGCCGCAGACGCTGTCTGGCGGACCATACTATCGGGCGTCGGACCGAGACTATTCTCAGCATTCTTGGGCGGTTGGCCAGGCGGTCATAG
- a CDS encoding class I SAM-dependent methyltransferase, whose translation MKDHILQFAAASSAFAPRPDRAAKFAEALEYWPGKFSEHSFLAERLLELGYENVIDCGGTGSFKPFLPGVTLTLANPAVNGIDASELPFENDTFDAAISTHTLEHVVLDRRGAFLDEMLRVSRNTVHLIFPFGEENREIDDAKTEFVYNSHQHDKTPRVTPEWLVAALESRDCKYVAKPLFNRTVHFLLALMLPINTDKKRRICRWINERWDVLNPLGDPYDIYVEIEKR comes from the coding sequence ATGAAAGATCACATACTGCAATTCGCGGCAGCATCATCAGCGTTTGCTCCCAGGCCAGATCGGGCAGCTAAGTTCGCTGAAGCCCTTGAGTACTGGCCCGGTAAATTTTCGGAGCACTCCTTTCTCGCCGAGAGGCTCTTGGAATTGGGCTACGAAAACGTCATTGACTGCGGCGGAACCGGGAGTTTCAAGCCTTTTCTGCCCGGGGTGACCCTGACTCTGGCCAACCCGGCAGTCAACGGCATCGATGCGAGCGAACTGCCTTTTGAAAACGACACCTTTGACGCCGCCATCTCCACGCACACTCTGGAGCATGTTGTACTGGATCGCAGGGGGGCCTTTCTCGACGAAATGCTACGGGTATCCAGAAACACCGTTCATCTTATCTTTCCGTTTGGTGAGGAGAACAGGGAAATCGACGATGCTAAGACGGAATTCGTCTACAACTCACACCAGCACGACAAGACACCCCGGGTCACTCCGGAGTGGCTTGTTGCGGCGCTGGAAAGTAGGGATTGCAAGTATGTGGCAAAGCCTCTTTTCAACAGAACCGTGCATTTCCTACTGGCGCTGATGCTTCCCATCAACACTGACAAAAAAAGACGGATTTGCAGGTGGATAAATGAACGTTGGGATGTCCTGAATCCCCTCGGCGATCCGTACGACATTTACGTGGAGATAGAAAAGAGATGA
- a CDS encoding B12-binding domain-containing radical SAM protein encodes MKVTLIYPPHPYLIKPNSQAPLGLLYLASVLRNANHEVEVYNLSGFTEEEALGALPMDADIYGFTATSVDYDLCERMARKLAKINDKAKLIIGGPHPTVAPETINLSVFHSYCIGEGERAILEIVRDTQEGRLQPFYKKERIRDLDELPFPARDLMSCIGGNIFAYDKNYTGNNLSTTIMTSRGCPFNCSYCASKPMWLGRVSLRSVESILEEVRMVQSSFGVNQFRFCDDTLNMDTKRLHKLCHGLSKLNVFWRCSVRAGLSTYDDFKIMYDSGCREISPGIESGDQRVLDFLNKHNTVEDNRNLINWATAAGINVRVLLMTGTPGEYHDTPERTRDFLNSIEFNMVSLTQFRPMPGSPIWETPEKFNCKIINRDLKNYSFYTWRRGKDGQRERSPIESVIETDRLSKEQLEGNMRRMFQYVEDTGKFNKG; translated from the coding sequence ATGAAAGTCACATTGATCTATCCCCCCCATCCCTATCTGATCAAACCCAACAGCCAAGCTCCGCTGGGCCTGCTCTATCTAGCTTCGGTTCTGCGCAATGCGAATCACGAAGTGGAAGTTTACAACCTGTCGGGCTTTACCGAAGAGGAGGCCCTAGGGGCGCTTCCGATGGACGCGGACATTTATGGGTTTACCGCTACTAGCGTCGACTACGATCTATGCGAACGGATGGCCAGGAAACTGGCCAAGATAAACGACAAGGCAAAATTAATTATTGGAGGGCCGCATCCGACGGTCGCTCCTGAGACAATCAACCTTTCCGTCTTCCATTCGTACTGTATTGGCGAGGGAGAACGAGCCATTCTGGAGATCGTCCGGGACACTCAGGAAGGGCGTCTCCAGCCCTTCTACAAAAAAGAGCGCATCAGGGACTTGGATGAACTGCCCTTCCCCGCCCGGGATCTGATGAGCTGCATCGGGGGAAACATCTTCGCTTACGACAAGAACTATACGGGAAACAATCTCTCTACGACAATTATGACGTCCCGTGGATGCCCATTCAACTGCTCTTACTGCGCATCCAAACCAATGTGGCTTGGTCGCGTGTCACTCCGCTCCGTGGAGAGCATCCTGGAGGAAGTCCGCATGGTTCAGAGTAGCTTTGGCGTGAATCAGTTCCGTTTTTGCGACGATACCTTGAACATGGACACCAAACGGCTCCATAAGCTTTGCCACGGTCTTTCCAAGCTCAACGTGTTCTGGCGCTGCTCGGTGCGGGCTGGTTTATCCACCTATGATGATTTCAAGATCATGTATGACTCAGGCTGCCGCGAGATAAGCCCCGGGATTGAGAGCGGCGACCAGCGAGTCCTGGACTTCCTCAACAAGCATAATACGGTGGAGGACAACCGCAATCTCATAAATTGGGCCACGGCCGCCGGAATTAACGTCCGGGTGCTGCTCATGACGGGCACTCCGGGAGAGTATCACGATACACCGGAGAGAACGAGAGATTTCCTCAATTCCATAGAGTTCAACATGGTTTCCCTGACCCAGTTCCGGCCGATGCCCGGTTCTCCCATCTGGGAGACGCCGGAAAAGTTCAACTGTAAGATTATCAACAGGGATTTGAAAAATTACAGCTTCTATACATGGCGGAGAGGCAAAGACGGACAGAGAGAACGGTCCCCCATCGAGTCCGTCATAGAAACGGATAGGCTTTCCAAAGAGCAGCTGGAAGGCAATATGCGCCGTATGTTCCAGTACGTTGAAGACACGGGTAAATTCAACAAGGGCTAG
- a CDS encoding radical SAM protein yields MNSIILNEERLKAIRHLKILLIYLPHPYLKQPDAQAPIGILYLAALLEQAGVDVQVRNYSTFNTWQALEDLPRADLYGITVTSLELKQANRFAHLIKEKYEKCAVVLGGPGTFSDEFVDWGVIDSICKGDGEEAIFLMLEDYAKGMLKKTYTLPPVEDLDSLPFPARHLLGDNQGGNIFAYNFKYKGDKSTVLTTSRGCPFHCSFCSSPFLTNNKVRFRKPENVFQEMKSVVQELGIRQFRISDDMFLADPKRVLKLCELIGPLDVAWRISTRVKPMNETLYRAMFEAGCKEVSFGVESFDEDVLNMLKKGTTPKDNAYALEVCHKIGLKTRVLFMIRTPGQTAKTVPKNIWWLSRVPYTIICCTSFVPIPGSDIWQNPDDYNIEILNRNLDDYNFYFFSSRGENKIKSIIKIKDRPLEEFNRETDDFREYLKSTGKLNEG; encoded by the coding sequence ATGAATTCCATCATTCTCAATGAAGAGCGACTGAAGGCCATCCGGCATCTGAAAATCCTTTTAATCTATCTACCGCATCCATACTTAAAACAGCCTGATGCGCAAGCGCCCATCGGCATTTTGTATCTTGCTGCACTCTTGGAGCAGGCAGGTGTCGATGTCCAAGTGCGAAACTATAGCACGTTTAATACATGGCAGGCCCTGGAGGATCTCCCCCGCGCCGACCTTTACGGCATCACTGTAACAAGCCTGGAGCTCAAACAAGCCAACCGATTTGCACACCTCATCAAGGAGAAATACGAAAAGTGTGCAGTCGTGCTTGGCGGCCCCGGAACCTTCAGCGACGAATTCGTGGATTGGGGGGTCATCGATTCTATCTGTAAAGGTGACGGGGAAGAGGCCATCTTCCTAATGCTTGAAGATTATGCGAAAGGGATGCTGAAAAAAACGTATACGCTGCCTCCGGTAGAGGACCTCGACAGCCTGCCTTTCCCCGCCCGCCATCTGCTCGGAGACAATCAGGGTGGCAATATTTTCGCCTACAACTTCAAATACAAAGGAGACAAAAGTACGGTATTGACCACAAGTAGGGGATGCCCGTTTCACTGCTCGTTTTGCAGTTCCCCCTTTCTCACCAATAATAAGGTGCGCTTTAGAAAGCCGGAAAACGTTTTTCAAGAGATGAAATCCGTAGTACAAGAACTCGGCATTCGCCAGTTCCGTATCTCTGACGACATGTTTCTCGCTGATCCGAAACGGGTTTTAAAGCTTTGCGAACTCATCGGACCCCTTGACGTGGCTTGGCGCATCTCCACAAGGGTCAAACCTATGAATGAAACGCTTTACCGCGCCATGTTCGAAGCAGGGTGCAAAGAGGTCTCTTTCGGCGTGGAAAGCTTTGATGAGGACGTGCTAAACATGCTTAAGAAGGGCACGACCCCGAAAGATAATGCCTATGCTTTGGAAGTGTGCCACAAAATCGGACTGAAGACCCGAGTCCTCTTCATGATCCGAACGCCGGGACAGACCGCCAAAACGGTTCCAAAAAACATTTGGTGGCTGAGTAGGGTTCCTTATACCATTATTTGCTGCACGAGCTTTGTCCCGATTCCCGGCAGCGATATTTGGCAAAATCCCGACGATTACAATATCGAGATCCTAAATAGGAATCTAGACGACTATAATTTCTATTTCTTCAGTTCGCGCGGGGAAAACAAGATTAAAAGCATCATCAAGATCAAAGACAGGCCATTGGAAGAATTCAACAGGGAGACAGATGACTTTCGAGAATACCTAAAAAGCACGGGTAAACTCAATGAAGGTTGA
- a CDS encoding polysaccharide pyruvyl transferase family protein, with translation MAVYSVLRDCYALDKRIIPITLGRELLGHFLQRQLRRYSSIMIGGGTQFTSMNAEYLKILIRCNDRVWSFGTGVGSCGFCEPPDSDLSEIVCFLNRINPLTVRGPLSQETLFKYDINSKVIGDPALGYAKECDFFQGGKKILVNLLSPLDTEENIIYQKFIANLASPLSVLRANGWVIDFLALGPGDYSYIDNFRSTFGFLESEISEIYTSVDRFFESLRGVSLIISMRLHGAILASCAGVPFLLCNYRSKCLDFAASIQQEDLLLSPNSSASDIINSIEYLLSNSNKISKAIKSKALYFRNIQSEFLKNQLCS, from the coding sequence GTGGCTGTTTATAGTGTCTTGCGTGATTGTTACGCATTAGACAAGCGAATAATACCTATCACACTCGGGAGGGAGTTGTTGGGCCATTTTCTTCAACGTCAGCTAAGGCGATATTCATCGATAATGATTGGCGGTGGTACTCAGTTCACTAGTATGAATGCAGAATATCTGAAAATATTAATTCGGTGCAATGATAGAGTATGGAGTTTCGGCACTGGTGTCGGAAGTTGTGGATTTTGTGAACCCCCTGATTCTGACTTATCTGAGATTGTTTGTTTTCTGAACCGTATTAATCCATTAACCGTTAGAGGACCTCTGTCTCAAGAAACCCTTTTTAAATATGATATTAATTCTAAGGTAATTGGTGACCCCGCACTTGGGTATGCTAAGGAGTGTGATTTTTTTCAGGGTGGCAAAAAAATATTGGTTAATTTACTTTCGCCGCTCGATACCGAGGAAAACATTATATATCAAAAGTTTATTGCTAATCTTGCATCTCCTCTTAGTGTTCTTCGGGCAAACGGCTGGGTTATTGATTTCCTTGCGCTTGGCCCTGGAGATTATAGTTATATAGATAATTTTAGATCGACTTTTGGTTTTTTAGAATCTGAAATATCTGAAATATATACAAGCGTTGATCGTTTCTTTGAATCGTTGCGAGGAGTGTCATTAATTATTTCAATGAGATTGCACGGCGCAATACTTGCCTCGTGTGCAGGTGTTCCATTTTTATTGTGCAATTACCGTTCAAAATGTCTTGATTTCGCGGCGTCGATTCAGCAAGAGGACTTGTTGTTATCGCCGAATAGCTCTGCCTCAGATATTATAAATTCTATTGAATATTTACTTAGTAACAGCAATAAAATATCTAAGGCTATCAAAAGCAAGGCACTTTACTTTCGTAATATACAGTCGGAATTTCTGAAAAACCAGTTGTGTAGCTAA